The following proteins are encoded in a genomic region of Glycine soja cultivar W05 chromosome 17, ASM419377v2, whole genome shotgun sequence:
- the LOC114391556 gene encoding spermidine synthase 2-like: MGTWVLVIGGGDGGVLREVARHSSVEKIDIFEIDKMVVEVSKQFFPDIAVGFEDPHVTLTVGDGVAFLKNVPKGTYDAVIVDSSDPIGLAQELFEKH; this comes from the exons ATGGGGACTTGG gTTTTGGTTATTGGTGGAGGAGATGGTGGAGTCCTGCGGGAAGTAGCTCGTCATTCCTCAGTAGAGAAGATAGACATTTTTGAAATAGACAAGATGGTTGTCGAA GTCTCTAAACAATTTTTCCCTGATATAGCAGTAGGTTTTGAGGACCCACATGTAACACTTACTGTTGGTGATG GAGTTGCATTCTTGAAGAATGTTCCAAAAGGAACTTACGATGCAGTTATAGTGGATTCATCCGACCCTATTG GCCTTGCTCAAGAGCTGTTTGAAAAACACTAA